The following DNA comes from Babylonia areolata isolate BAREFJ2019XMU chromosome 31, ASM4173473v1, whole genome shotgun sequence.
GGCTTGTCGGTTTACAATCAGAATTGATTTGGGGCCATGACTGACAATTTGAATACTTGGATAGGGATAATTCATGATTGATATGGAAGACGTTTGGTAGGATATGGATTAAATAATGACAGAAAAGCGATGGTTTTGGGTGTGGCTCGACAAAAATGAGGAGGAGAaatcggaagaggaggaggggaagttaaAGTCAAGATGAAAGGAGGATGCTTCTGGATTTTATCAACAATTTTGGATTCATAACCGTTAGCATTCCATCGATAAAGATCATTTCAAACCACAGAACCTCAAACCCCATGCATGGTTGGGTTAGCATGCACGTTGGGTCCGTATATGGTGAGCAAGCTGATATCAGAAGCACTAACTTTTTTGGAGGTGTAAAAAAAATCCTAAGTCAATGGAATTAGCATAGACTTCTTAAATTAATGGCTAAGCAAACTTCGCTGCTGCTAAGATCACTTTAGATGCTACCCAGCCCAGCTGTCAAAGAGATTCAACACCAGGCTATAATTGTTGTCACCACCTGACTCGTTGAAAGGCAACACTATTAACCAtacagtatttaaaaaaacaaaaaaaacaacaacaaaaaacgatggctgtgatgatggaaaaaaaaaagaaaaaaagaaaagaaaaaagtcaactGCTGATCCAAGAAAGCGGTTGCCCATGCGAGGCAGCCATCTGGTCCTGCTGAGAATTGCCTCCCTTGCCGACCATGGGAGAAGACATGAAGAGGCACTGCCCCCTGGTGGCGCCGACGCGGCAGTCGGGACCCAGAGAAGGTAACCCCCGTCGGGTACTGCACACCTCGCCGTTCTGAATATCCCCCGGCTTCAAGTCCACGTTGGGCGGCACAAAGTCTGAGCGCCACACGTCTTCCGACAGAGGCCAGGGGGCTGGGTGAGTTCTGGAACATGACGAGGACGCCGCCGACGTCACAGGGAAAGGTACGTCACCACCCATGACGTCACTCCGCGAAGCGGCGGACGGCAGTCGGCCggatgagttgggggaaactgtcagtggggaaaaaataagatgaaataaaattaaatgaaaaataaaataacacaaaataaaataagttgGAAATGTGGATAGACTGAATTAAGTGAGTGTCAAAGTCAGTCTGAGTTTTGTTCTGTATGCAGGTGATCCATATTATAATTAATAGCTTAAAAATAATTTCTTTTAGCTACAGGGTTTGGACAGACCACACATGCTGCACATATGTAGCTCTGGGCCTATACGTcatcacagacaaaaacaaagaagcaaacaaagaacGATTCGAAATCCAGATACATTGAACTGGACTTTAAAACTGTCAATGGTAGAACTTTCTTCCATGCTGCATTGGTAGTTTCGAAACATACAAGAAGACGTACTTGTGTTCCGCTTTTGAAAGATAAACAAGTTAAGTCTACATATCTTTATAATAGGTTCATCACACGTGACCTCAAAACAGTGTTTTCGGTGAGGAGTTTGGTTTTAAACCTAAAACATTTTTGAAAACCTTTTCCAGGATTTTTTTAAAGCTCAGTTGAGCATAACAAAATATCAGGTAAGTACCTTCCCACATGAGTGACTATGCAACATTTCAACACCCAAGTGACGTAACTTTGTGGCAATATTTTCAAATGtcttcttaaaacaacaacaacaaaaaaacaacaccatgtATATGGCTTGGGATGGATATTTGGATACGAGAAAGAAAAGTTGTGCAGTAGGTGGAGGGGGACTGAGATACAAAGAAACTGGGGAAAAAATCCAAAAatgataagagaaagaaaaagacaaggaacaaatgaaaagaaagaattatgaaaaaaaagaaagaaaaaatgaaaaaaaagaaagaaagaaagaaagaaaagagggaagaaggaaCAAACCTACCTTCATTGACAATGGGTAGAGGGTAGCCGCCAGGGGGGGCCaccaccctctccatccccttctccaACGTCCCCCTGTAACTcggcccctcctctctccccctccctctctctttgcgcTGCAGGTGGAACCACATCCTCACCCTCGTCACGTCCAGCCCGTGCTGGCTGCTGATTCGCTGCAGCATGTCATGCGACGGGTTGGGGCATGCGCGGTAGATGCTGAGCAGGACTTCCGTTTCCTGCGGGGTGAAAGTGAGGTTGCTGAAGTGCCCCATTACCGGCTGGTTCTGCTGCTGGCCGTGGCATTGGTTTAGTCTGCTTCCGTTTggacttgctgcacacacacacacacacacacacacagtgataatcattatcttcatcaccatTAGCAACAGTAAGGGTTTTACActgacactgataaaaaaaaaaagtgttgccgAGGACTAAAATTTAAgccgttgtttttttccccccatcatcaTAAAGAATTATGTTATtcgacttttattttatttatttatttattttttatcaaataTGTGTCATTCAACGTTGTAAGCAGATAATCGATTTCCTATATGAGTTGTGCTCTGGTGGAAATATAATCACATTTTAGATCTAAACTGAGTTCAAActgacagtctgtgtgtttgtgtgcgtgcgtgcgagttgCGTTCTGGTGttatccgccccccccaccccccaccccgcaccccttccccaacaacaacaaaaacaccaccataattctccccctctcctttcatCAAAATCATCGTGTCTCTTGACGTAGCTACCCCCCAAGATTTACATATCATAAAGTGCCCGTCCTGACGACAGAACACCAGACTGAAacagggggcctcgaaccctgatcactggtgaacactggatcagaaatccaacgtctaaccgactctgccacggTGCCCccacttaactttttttttttttttttttttttttaaattttaaacaaACGTTTATCCCTTTCAGACGTACCAAGCTGAACGCGAAGCGGCGCAAAAACTTGGATGTACGTGTTCGCATGTCTTCATGTCATGTTGAGACATCCGTCTACTTTACCAGACAGTATACGTATACAGTGTAGCTAGATAAGAACTGAAGAGGACAAGCACCTTGCTTGAGCCGCAAAtcttgggagggagtggggtaaaatcaaacaaacaaatggattaGTAACGACAAACTCCAGGAACT
Coding sequences within:
- the LOC143275784 gene encoding LIM/homeobox protein Lhx3-like, whose protein sequence is MDSLAPGCHTTARVELNVNEAGSSPSLPVGAALPPESDSLDISQFPNGPPPCTGCGQPILDQFIMRVKGLMWHAQCLRCTVCHEALVRWCFVHGTQVFCRLDFFKLFGAGCAGCNEVLPPTEVVRTAYDNVYHLKCFSCVLCGEPFDTGDEFYMRTDAKLLCRRDYHAVRDLQAVAQASGPAASPNGSRLNQCHGQQQNQPVMGHFSNLTFTPQETEVLLSIYRACPNPSHDMLQRISSQHGLDVTRVRMWFHLQRKERGRGREEGPSYRGTLEKGMERVVAPPGGYPLPIVNEVSPNSSGRLPSAASRSDVMGGDVPFPVTSAASSSCSRTHPAPWPLSEDVWRSDFVPPNVDLKPGDIQNGEVCSTRRGLPSLGPDCRVGATRGQCLFMSSPMVGKGGNSQQDQMAASHGQPLSWISS